One genomic region from Arthrobacter sp. YN encodes:
- a CDS encoding SPFH domain-containing protein produces the protein MDGLGGTAAAIVLIVLVIFVIIVLVRSVRIIPQARAGVVERLGKYQRTLNPGLTILIPFVDRLLPLLDLREQVVSFPPQPVITEDNLVVSIDTVVYFQVTDPRAATYEIANYIQAVEQLTTTTLRNVVGGLNLEEALTSRDQINGQLRGVLDEATGRWGIRVSRVELKAIDPPHSIQDSMEKQMRAERDRRAAILTAEGTKQSQILTAEGQRQAAILAAEGDAKAAILRADGEAQAIQKVFDAIHKGNPDQKLLAYQYLQTLPKIAEGSSNKLWIIPSEVGEALKGIGGALGGNNGDSPVGLFGGNDDSKAPAPTASAEHSRPAE, from the coding sequence ATGGACGGCTTAGGAGGAACAGCAGCAGCAATTGTGCTGATTGTTCTCGTTATTTTTGTCATTATAGTGTTGGTCCGCTCGGTCAGGATCATCCCGCAGGCCCGCGCCGGCGTCGTTGAACGGCTCGGCAAGTACCAGCGCACGCTGAACCCGGGCCTTACCATCCTGATCCCGTTCGTCGACCGGCTCCTGCCGCTCCTCGATCTCCGCGAACAAGTGGTGTCCTTCCCGCCGCAGCCGGTTATCACTGAGGACAACCTGGTGGTCTCGATCGACACCGTGGTCTACTTCCAGGTCACTGATCCCCGGGCGGCTACGTATGAGATCGCCAACTACATCCAGGCAGTCGAGCAGCTGACAACCACCACGCTCCGTAACGTGGTGGGCGGGCTGAACCTCGAAGAGGCGCTCACGTCGCGCGACCAGATCAATGGTCAGCTGCGAGGCGTCCTCGACGAAGCCACGGGCCGTTGGGGAATCCGCGTGTCGCGCGTGGAGCTGAAGGCGATTGATCCGCCGCACTCCATCCAGGACTCGATGGAAAAGCAGATGCGCGCAGAGCGGGATCGTCGTGCGGCCATCCTGACCGCCGAAGGTACCAAGCAGTCGCAAATCCTCACTGCTGAAGGCCAGCGCCAAGCGGCCATCCTCGCAGCTGAGGGTGACGCCAAGGCAGCCATCCTCCGCGCCGACGGTGAAGCCCAGGCCATCCAGAAGGTCTTCGACGCCATCCACAAGGGCAACCCGGACCAGAAGCTTCTTGCTTACCAGTATCTGCAGACCCTCCCGAAGATCGCTGAAGGAAGCTCGAACAAACTCTGGATCATTCCCAGCGAAGTCGGCGAAGCACTTAAAGGCATCGGCGGCGCCCTCGGCGGGAACAACGGGGACTCCCCCGTAGGTCTCTTCGGTGGCAATGACGACAGCAAGGCGCCCGCTCCCACAGCATCCGCGGAGCATTCACGGCCAGCCGAATAA
- a CDS encoding NfeD family protein, with protein MFEWLGENWWALWLTVFLAFAVVEMLTLDLFFIMLGGGALAGLVADFAGADFWLQIVIFCVVSLLMIAFVRPVALKHLHKGPEEQRSNIDRLIGQPALVIEAVSGTSGLVKIGGDVWSARSIAGVIDAGATVQVTKIDGATAVVTSPAENSPR; from the coding sequence ATGTTTGAATGGCTCGGCGAGAATTGGTGGGCCCTCTGGCTCACAGTCTTCCTCGCGTTCGCAGTGGTGGAAATGCTCACCTTGGACCTCTTCTTCATCATGCTGGGCGGAGGAGCCTTGGCCGGCTTGGTGGCTGACTTCGCCGGCGCGGATTTCTGGCTCCAGATTGTCATCTTCTGCGTGGTTTCCCTCCTGATGATCGCCTTCGTGCGGCCCGTAGCGCTGAAACACCTTCACAAGGGTCCCGAAGAGCAGCGATCCAACATCGACCGGCTGATTGGCCAGCCCGCTCTCGTCATTGAAGCCGTGAGCGGCACCAGTGGGCTCGTCAAAATTGGCGGTGACGTCTGGAGCGCCCGCAGTATCGCCGGTGTCATCGACGCCGGCGCCACAGTCCAGGTCACTAAAATCGACGGCGCGACGGCGGTAGTCACCTCGCCGGCCGAAAACAGCCCGCGCTGA
- a CDS encoding methyltransferase domain-containing protein, with protein MLSDAVAALRCPLCQGALQLKEHPHRTLACGSGHLFDSAKQGYFNLLTGKGTVFEADTANMVAARYRFLDAGHYAALAAAVAEEAAGALRLPGAVVLDAGTGTGHYLHAVTEESGAAAIGLDISKFALRRAARLNPQAANLVWDIWRPLPVADNSVDVVMVVFAPRNPAEFARVIRPGGKLIVVTPRPGHLAEVAARTGMLGIEEGKEERLADTMKGYFSPAGVLGLDVPLELTGPQMGDLAYMGPAGHHLRDQGPVGEPTGSVSTTAKFRINVFTVP; from the coding sequence ATGTTGTCCGACGCCGTCGCTGCCCTCCGTTGTCCGCTGTGCCAAGGGGCGCTCCAGCTGAAGGAACATCCGCACAGGACGCTGGCCTGCGGGTCGGGGCACCTTTTCGACTCCGCCAAACAGGGCTACTTCAACCTGTTGACGGGCAAGGGCACAGTCTTTGAAGCCGATACTGCCAACATGGTGGCAGCACGTTACCGGTTCCTGGACGCAGGCCACTATGCTGCTTTGGCCGCCGCAGTCGCAGAAGAGGCGGCCGGGGCGCTTCGCCTTCCCGGCGCGGTGGTTCTGGATGCCGGCACAGGGACTGGGCACTACCTCCATGCCGTCACCGAAGAATCCGGGGCTGCGGCGATCGGCCTGGACATCTCCAAGTTTGCGCTCCGCAGGGCTGCCCGGCTCAACCCCCAGGCGGCCAACCTGGTGTGGGACATTTGGCGTCCTTTACCGGTGGCTGACAATTCGGTGGACGTGGTCATGGTGGTCTTTGCCCCGCGCAACCCAGCCGAGTTTGCGAGGGTCATCCGTCCCGGCGGGAAACTGATCGTGGTGACACCCAGGCCGGGCCATCTTGCCGAGGTTGCTGCCAGGACGGGAATGCTGGGCATCGAAGAGGGCAAGGAAGAACGTTTGGCTGACACCATGAAGGGGTATTTCAGCCCCGCTGGGGTCCTCGGCCTGGATGTGCCCTTGGAGCTGACCGGCCCGCAGATGGGCGACCTCGCGTATATGGGTCCCGCCGGCCACCATCTCCGGGATCAGGGACCGGTGGGCGAGCCCACCGGTTCTGTGTCCACCACTGCCAAATTCCGGATCAACGTCTTTACCGTGCCCTGA
- a CDS encoding S9 family peptidase: MKPEQLPLLNSVSAPAIHPDGTKAVVSVTRPDFDADSYVGQLWTVPLDNTKHPRRITRGFRDSSPAFSPDGLVLAFLRSDPDGKPQLFVVEAAGGEPQRITDQHTGVAGFVWAPDSHRIAFLARVPEQGRYGTVEGVTSGGEDARLLTANQYRMNGVGYTTDQRQQVFVVEVPELGGEPAVAPRGRAAHEQPAPAGHGIPAARQLTFGDSDHESPCFSADGSHLYFVAALHEGHDDDLVTSVYRVDAGGGEPSVVEPSNAGLQTVTGVRASLDGRWLFYTAQGLGTTGKDFVARNGVLYVMPVGGGEAAALTDEEHLDVSGPLEPSGPASMLVLNTALGSVELLDVPADGEIMPLVHGARVVIGATVAANGEIAVSLSDASTVGDVASLVRGELRLLTDFSAALRNNSRVSEPLDFEAESSDGHPVHGWLVLPDGPGPHPVLLSIHGGPFAQYTGAFFDEAQVYAAAGYAVVMCNPRGSAGYGQTHGRAIKERMGTVDMQDVLAFLDAALAVHSAVLDKDRVGIMGGSYGGYLTAWTIAHDHRFKAAIVERGFLDPVSFAGSSDIGWFFGGEYTGGTPGQMTAQSPMAVVGTVQTPTLVVHSENDLRCPIEQGQRYYSHLKAQGVDTALLVFPGEDHELSRSGTPHHRRQRFDHILGWWARYLPTASNHEED, encoded by the coding sequence GTGAAACCCGAGCAACTGCCACTGCTGAACTCCGTGTCCGCCCCTGCCATCCACCCTGATGGGACCAAGGCGGTGGTTTCCGTCACCAGGCCGGATTTTGACGCTGACAGTTATGTTGGCCAGCTGTGGACAGTACCTCTGGACAACACCAAGCACCCCCGTCGCATTACCCGCGGTTTCAGGGACAGCTCGCCTGCCTTCTCACCCGACGGCCTTGTCCTGGCCTTCCTCCGGAGCGATCCCGACGGCAAGCCGCAATTATTCGTCGTGGAGGCTGCCGGCGGCGAACCGCAGCGGATCACAGATCAGCACACCGGAGTGGCAGGATTCGTGTGGGCGCCCGATTCGCACCGGATTGCTTTCCTGGCGCGCGTCCCGGAACAAGGGCGTTATGGAACGGTGGAGGGTGTGACCTCCGGCGGCGAGGATGCCCGGCTGCTCACTGCGAACCAATACAGAATGAACGGCGTGGGGTACACCACCGATCAGCGCCAGCAGGTCTTCGTTGTTGAGGTTCCGGAGTTGGGCGGGGAGCCTGCGGTAGCGCCCCGTGGGCGCGCGGCACACGAACAGCCAGCACCTGCGGGGCACGGGATTCCAGCGGCCAGGCAACTGACGTTTGGCGATTCAGACCACGAGTCCCCATGCTTTTCTGCCGACGGCTCGCACCTTTACTTCGTAGCGGCGCTGCATGAAGGGCACGACGACGATCTTGTCACCTCGGTTTACAGGGTGGACGCCGGCGGAGGCGAGCCGTCCGTCGTCGAACCATCCAATGCCGGCCTTCAAACCGTCACCGGCGTCCGAGCCTCCTTGGATGGACGCTGGCTGTTTTATACCGCCCAAGGTCTGGGAACTACGGGCAAGGACTTCGTTGCCCGGAACGGCGTCCTGTACGTCATGCCAGTTGGCGGCGGTGAAGCCGCAGCCCTGACCGATGAAGAACACCTGGACGTTTCAGGGCCTTTGGAACCGAGCGGACCTGCCAGCATGCTTGTCCTGAACACGGCTCTGGGCAGTGTTGAACTGCTCGACGTTCCCGCCGATGGTGAGATCATGCCCCTGGTCCATGGTGCCCGGGTGGTCATTGGCGCAACGGTTGCCGCCAACGGTGAGATCGCGGTGAGTCTCTCCGACGCATCAACCGTGGGCGACGTCGCTTCCCTGGTACGCGGGGAACTGCGCTTGTTGACCGACTTCTCAGCCGCGCTCAGGAACAACTCGCGGGTCAGCGAGCCCTTGGACTTCGAGGCCGAATCCTCTGATGGGCATCCGGTGCATGGTTGGCTGGTCCTGCCGGACGGGCCCGGACCACATCCGGTGTTGCTGTCCATCCACGGTGGTCCGTTCGCCCAGTACACCGGAGCTTTCTTCGATGAAGCGCAGGTTTACGCTGCCGCCGGATACGCAGTGGTGATGTGCAATCCCCGTGGCTCAGCCGGTTACGGCCAAACGCACGGCCGTGCCATCAAGGAGCGCATGGGAACCGTGGATATGCAGGACGTGCTGGCGTTCCTGGATGCGGCCTTGGCCGTCCATAGCGCGGTGCTGGACAAGGACAGGGTGGGCATCATGGGTGGTTCCTACGGGGGTTACCTGACCGCCTGGACCATCGCCCACGATCACCGCTTCAAAGCAGCGATCGTGGAACGCGGATTCCTGGACCCGGTCAGCTTCGCGGGGTCCTCCGACATTGGCTGGTTTTTCGGCGGTGAGTACACGGGTGGCACTCCTGGGCAGATGACGGCCCAGAGCCCTATGGCAGTTGTGGGTACCGTCCAAACTCCAACGCTGGTGGTGCACAGTGAAAACGACCTTCGATGCCCCATCGAACAAGGGCAGCGCTACTACTCACACCTGAAGGCCCAGGGAGTTGATACCGCTTTGTTGGTTTTCCCGGGCGAGGACCACGAATTGTCCCGGTCGGGGACGCCGCACCACCGCAGGCAGCGCTTTGACCACATCCTTGGCTGGTGGGCACGGTACTTGCCTACTGCGTCGAATCACGAGGAGGACTAG
- a CDS encoding peptide deformylase, with the protein MNHQPHHEAASPATDFNPTQIRDAVRRLLDAEELPPIVQAGHPVLRQLAAPYDGQLDDVELMALVDRMREVMHDAPGVGLAAPQLGIPLQVAVLEDQYDLDPASAAVRHREHMEFFAIVNPQCRPLGVETASFYEGCLSVNGYQAVVTRHRNVELSYVTPAGEPVEEWFSGWQARIVQHETDHLLGTLYLDRAEIRSLSSNAEHSARWATPEIEDARRSLGFLR; encoded by the coding sequence ATGAACCATCAACCTCATCACGAGGCCGCGAGCCCGGCCACGGACTTCAACCCCACCCAGATACGGGACGCTGTCCGCAGGTTGCTTGATGCGGAAGAACTTCCCCCGATCGTCCAGGCCGGACACCCCGTGCTGCGTCAACTCGCCGCCCCGTACGATGGCCAGCTGGACGACGTCGAACTGATGGCCCTGGTGGATCGGATGCGCGAGGTGATGCACGACGCTCCCGGCGTCGGTTTGGCTGCGCCCCAGCTGGGCATCCCGCTGCAGGTGGCCGTGCTGGAGGACCAGTACGATCTTGACCCTGCGTCCGCCGCGGTGCGGCATCGGGAGCATATGGAGTTTTTCGCCATCGTGAACCCGCAGTGCCGTCCGTTGGGAGTCGAGACGGCCTCCTTCTATGAAGGCTGCCTCTCCGTCAACGGTTACCAGGCAGTGGTAACCCGTCACCGGAATGTAGAGCTGAGCTACGTTACGCCCGCGGGTGAGCCAGTGGAGGAATGGTTCTCAGGCTGGCAGGCGCGCATTGTGCAACACGAGACGGACCATCTCCTCGGCACGCTGTACCTGGACCGAGCCGAAATCAGGTCGCTGTCCAGCAATGCGGAACATTCTGCCCGCTGGGCAACTCCGGAGATCGAGGATGCACGCCGGAGCCTGGGCTTCCTGCGCTGA
- a CDS encoding nuclear transport factor 2 family protein, with the protein MTDSSSLDRVLGFVRTVEAGGGAAELRPYLAEDFQLTEWPHALSKTGSTRNLQDTLAGADHSKDIVADQRFEVVRTTSEGDRVVLEMNWSATLLLDLPHWDRGDTIRARSTAVFELRDGLIVSQDTYDCYYTTPE; encoded by the coding sequence ATGACCGATTCATCTTCTTTGGACCGCGTACTGGGTTTCGTCCGGACTGTTGAAGCCGGCGGTGGAGCAGCTGAGCTGCGGCCATACCTTGCCGAGGATTTTCAACTCACTGAGTGGCCCCATGCGTTGTCCAAAACGGGTTCCACCAGGAACCTGCAGGACACTCTGGCCGGCGCCGACCACAGCAAGGACATTGTTGCCGATCAGCGATTCGAGGTAGTCCGCACCACCAGCGAAGGCGACCGCGTGGTACTCGAGATGAACTGGTCGGCCACGCTGCTCCTTGACCTGCCGCACTGGGACCGTGGCGATACCATCAGGGCCAGGAGCACAGCGGTCTTTGAGCTGCGGGACGGGCTGATTGTCAGCCAGGACACGTACGACTGCTATTACACGACGCCGGAGTAG
- a CDS encoding FAD-dependent oxidoreductase, translating into MLDVVIVGAGPVGLFMGALLLQQGHQVRILERRDSQSDSSRAIGIHPPALAELARAGVADQLVAAGVHIHRGVAYSQRRMVARLAFDGDPDFPFILAVPQTVTEKVLERTVMDLDSAAIVRGADVQEVVDDFRSVRVRADSTAGGLEFRARLVVAADGAHSAIRQRILPHLPSRSYPDCYIMGDFADATSHGTDAVLYLEPAGIVESFPLPGGVRRWVVRLGSPDKGTTAAGLAELIGARTGEVPDSRSNTMLSAFEVRSRLAARMVHGRVVLLGDAAHEISPIGGQGMNLGWLDAAALAPIMDASFGGADVGRLLEHFERSRRKAAQRASRQAGLNMALGRPLPPSVMEARNRFFAGVLGLPSIAGLVERRFTMR; encoded by the coding sequence ATGCTTGACGTAGTGATCGTCGGTGCCGGACCCGTGGGACTGTTCATGGGAGCCCTGTTGCTTCAACAAGGGCACCAGGTGCGGATACTGGAACGGAGGGACAGCCAAAGTGACAGTTCGCGGGCCATCGGTATCCATCCGCCGGCGTTGGCGGAGCTGGCCCGCGCCGGGGTTGCCGACCAGCTGGTTGCCGCCGGCGTCCATATCCACCGAGGCGTTGCCTACAGCCAAAGACGCATGGTTGCCCGACTGGCGTTCGACGGCGACCCCGACTTCCCGTTTATCCTTGCGGTACCGCAAACGGTTACCGAGAAGGTCCTGGAGAGGACCGTCATGGATCTGGACTCCGCCGCGATCGTCCGCGGCGCGGATGTCCAGGAAGTGGTGGATGACTTCAGGTCCGTGCGCGTCAGGGCGGATTCAACCGCTGGCGGCCTCGAGTTCCGCGCACGGTTGGTAGTAGCCGCTGATGGGGCGCACTCAGCGATCCGCCAAAGGATTCTGCCGCACTTGCCGTCACGGAGCTATCCGGATTGCTACATCATGGGCGATTTCGCTGATGCCACTTCCCACGGCACGGATGCGGTCCTCTATCTGGAACCGGCCGGGATTGTGGAGTCGTTTCCGTTGCCGGGCGGGGTACGCAGATGGGTGGTGAGGCTGGGGTCACCGGACAAGGGCACGACGGCGGCCGGGCTGGCTGAGCTGATCGGGGCCAGAACGGGCGAAGTGCCGGACTCCCGGAGCAACACCATGCTGAGTGCCTTCGAGGTGCGGTCCCGGCTTGCGGCGCGAATGGTCCACGGCCGGGTGGTGTTGCTCGGCGATGCAGCCCACGAAATCAGCCCGATCGGTGGTCAAGGCATGAACCTGGGCTGGTTGGACGCTGCGGCGCTTGCACCCATCATGGATGCTTCATTTGGTGGGGCCGACGTGGGGCGGCTGCTGGAGCACTTCGAGAGGTCCCGCAGAAAGGCAGCCCAACGGGCTTCGCGTCAGGCCGGACTCAACATGGCGCTGGGCAGGCCGTTGCCACCGTCGGTCATGGAAGCCAGGAACAGGTTCTTCGCCGGCGTGCTCGGGCTTCCTTCGATAGCAGGGTTGGTGGAACGGCGTTTCACCATGCGATAG
- a CDS encoding class I SAM-dependent methyltransferase — protein MSPWGSLQKRDLSSVEEMDRADCDPDRLIRTYARFPVVNSLLSGWHGTYRHRIRPVLAAEGEASLLDIGCGSGDVARSLAGWARKDGYRLTVTAIDPDARAFAFASKLPAMEGVTYRQAHSSELVAEGLVFDFVISNHILHHLDAAQMAGVLRDSEALSRGLVLHNDLKRSNLSYLLFMAGFWPLGLGSYIWGDGLVSIKRSYTAAELASTVPASWRVEANGPWHHLLVHEERAASSPRAENA, from the coding sequence GTGAGTCCTTGGGGGTCCCTCCAGAAGAGGGATCTGTCGTCTGTGGAGGAGATGGACAGGGCTGACTGCGACCCCGATCGCCTCATCCGGACCTATGCCAGGTTTCCGGTGGTCAACAGTCTTCTGTCGGGCTGGCACGGTACTTACCGCCACAGGATCCGCCCAGTGTTGGCTGCCGAGGGCGAAGCGTCGCTGTTGGACATCGGGTGCGGCAGCGGTGACGTAGCCCGGAGCCTTGCTGGGTGGGCCAGGAAGGATGGCTACCGCCTCACGGTGACTGCGATCGATCCGGATGCCAGGGCTTTTGCCTTTGCTTCGAAGCTTCCCGCGATGGAGGGCGTCACCTACCGTCAAGCACACAGCTCCGAGCTCGTCGCAGAAGGGCTGGTGTTCGATTTCGTCATCTCCAACCACATCCTTCACCACCTCGATGCCGCGCAGATGGCCGGTGTCCTGCGCGACTCGGAGGCGCTCAGCCGCGGCCTCGTGCTGCACAACGACCTCAAACGCAGTAACCTCTCCTACCTGCTGTTCATGGCCGGCTTCTGGCCTTTGGGCTTGGGCTCCTACATCTGGGGTGACGGCTTGGTGTCCATCAAACGCAGCTACACCGCCGCGGAACTGGCATCCACCGTTCCGGCGAGCTGGAGGGTGGAGGCAAACGGCCCCTGGCACCACCTGCTGGTCCACGAGGAGCGCGCGGCTTCATCCCCAAGGGCAGAAAATGCTTGA
- a CDS encoding type III polyketide synthase, with translation MPVYVRSLETAVPPTILVQQQAREVFASQPGLTRLGTRLVTTCFDSAAIDTRYTAVAELSLDAHPENPTFFDPETNRVLSPSTKVRNEIFATEATKLFVEAGKTAVAQASGIDLDDITHVITVSCTGFFNPGPDYKVVRALGLNPAVQRYHLGFMGCYAAFPALKAAKQFCVADPDAVVLVICVELCSLHVRTSNDPDTIMGSAIFGDGAAAAVVTAREPEGPDPVIRLDHFETVLTPVGEEAMAWNIGDEGFEMVLGSYVPHIIEEHITGALEPLLAKEPQLAGLPYRDITHWAIHPGGRSILDKVESKLELTHEQLIPARETLREYGNMSSATVLFVLKYMMGQAASEREERICSMAFGPGLTVETGLFTLVSPDL, from the coding sequence ATGCCGGTATACGTGAGGTCCCTTGAAACCGCAGTTCCGCCAACAATCCTCGTGCAGCAGCAGGCCCGGGAAGTCTTCGCCTCCCAACCAGGACTGACACGACTGGGCACGCGCCTGGTCACCACCTGTTTCGACTCGGCGGCAATCGACACCCGCTACACGGCCGTTGCCGAGCTCAGCCTTGACGCCCACCCGGAGAATCCCACGTTCTTCGACCCCGAAACCAACCGGGTCCTCAGCCCCAGCACCAAGGTGCGCAACGAAATTTTCGCTACCGAAGCCACCAAGCTGTTTGTGGAGGCAGGAAAGACGGCGGTAGCCCAGGCCTCCGGTATCGACCTCGACGACATCACCCACGTCATCACCGTGTCTTGTACGGGCTTCTTCAACCCGGGCCCCGATTACAAAGTTGTGAGGGCCTTGGGCCTGAACCCGGCCGTTCAGCGCTACCACTTGGGATTTATGGGCTGCTACGCCGCGTTCCCTGCCCTCAAAGCCGCCAAACAGTTCTGCGTTGCTGATCCCGATGCCGTAGTCCTGGTGATCTGTGTTGAACTCTGTTCCCTTCACGTCCGCACGTCCAACGATCCCGACACCATCATGGGTTCGGCCATCTTCGGTGATGGCGCGGCGGCCGCCGTCGTGACGGCGCGGGAACCGGAAGGACCGGACCCGGTCATCAGGCTGGACCACTTCGAAACGGTCCTCACGCCTGTGGGCGAGGAAGCCATGGCCTGGAATATCGGCGACGAAGGCTTCGAAATGGTGCTGGGCTCCTACGTTCCGCACATCATCGAGGAACACATAACGGGCGCACTGGAACCGCTCCTTGCCAAGGAGCCCCAACTGGCCGGGCTCCCGTACCGGGACATCACCCATTGGGCCATCCATCCTGGTGGCCGCAGCATCCTGGACAAGGTGGAGTCCAAACTGGAACTGACCCACGAGCAGTTGATCCCGGCCAGGGAGACACTGCGTGAATACGGCAACATGAGCAGCGCCACCGTGCTCTTCGTCCTGAAGTACATGATGGGCCAGGCCGCCTCCGAACGTGAGGAACGGATCTGTTCCATGGCGTTCGGTCCGGGCCTGACAGTGGAGACAGGCCTGTTCACGCTGGTCTCCCCCGATCTGTGA
- a CDS encoding ATP-binding cassette domain-containing protein: MTIAASTDTESHESHVADTHDLIRVQGARENNLKDVSIEIPKRRLTVFTGVSGSGKSSLVFATIAAESQRMINETYSAFVQGFMPSLARPDVDMLEGLTTAIIVDQERMGSNPRSTVGTATDANAMLRILFSRLGQPHIGSPNAYSFNVPTVKASGAITVERGEGKTKTEKATFNRLGGMCSRCEGMGSVNDFDLTALYDDTKSLSEGALTIPGYTMDGWYGRIFSGSGFFNMDKPIAKFTKKELHDLLYREPTKIKVEGINLTYEGVIPKIQKSMLSKDVDALQPHIRAFVERAITFTTCPECEGTRLSPEARSSKIKGKSIADVCTMQISDLAGWIRELHEPSVAPLLKGLQHLLDSFAEIGLGYLSLDRPAGTLSGGEAQRTKMIRHLGSSLTDVTYVFDEPTIGLHPHDIERMNQLLLQLRDKGNTVLVVEHKPETIAIADHVVDLGPGAGTGGGSVCYEGDLDGLRGSDTITGRHLDDRASIKKTVRSASGQLEIRGAATNNLKNVDVDIPLGVLCVLTGVAGSGKSSLIHGSVATREGVLVIDQGAIRGSRRSNPATYTGLLEPVRKAFAKANGVKPALFSSNSEGACPTCNGAGVIYTDLGVMATVESTCEECNGKRFQASVLEYKLGDRNIAEVLAMSVDEAEVFFKEGEARTPAAHKILDRLADVGLGYLTLGQPLTTLSGGERQRLKLATQMSEKGDIYILDEPTTGLHLADVQNLLGMLDRLVESGKSVIVIEHHQAVMAHADWIIDLGPGAGHDGGTIVFAGTPDELVAGKSTLTGKHLAAYVANS, from the coding sequence ATGACTATTGCCGCGAGCACTGACACGGAGTCTCACGAGTCGCATGTCGCAGACACCCACGATCTCATCAGGGTCCAGGGTGCGCGCGAGAACAACCTGAAGGACGTCAGCATAGAGATTCCCAAACGCCGGCTCACGGTGTTCACGGGGGTCTCGGGGTCAGGAAAGAGCTCCCTGGTTTTCGCCACGATTGCTGCAGAGTCGCAGCGCATGATCAACGAAACGTACAGCGCTTTTGTCCAAGGGTTTATGCCCTCGCTGGCCCGCCCCGACGTGGACATGCTGGAAGGCCTGACCACGGCGATCATCGTGGACCAGGAGCGCATGGGCTCCAATCCCCGTTCAACAGTTGGCACAGCCACGGACGCCAACGCCATGCTGCGGATCCTCTTCAGCCGCCTCGGCCAGCCGCACATCGGTTCACCCAACGCCTACTCGTTCAACGTCCCCACGGTGAAGGCCAGTGGCGCCATTACTGTAGAGCGCGGCGAGGGCAAAACGAAGACGGAGAAAGCTACGTTCAACCGCTTGGGCGGTATGTGTTCACGCTGTGAAGGCATGGGATCCGTCAATGACTTCGATCTCACGGCACTCTACGACGACACCAAGTCGCTCAGCGAGGGCGCGCTCACCATTCCCGGATACACCATGGATGGTTGGTACGGACGGATCTTCAGCGGTTCCGGGTTCTTCAATATGGACAAACCAATCGCCAAGTTCACCAAGAAGGAACTCCACGACCTCCTGTACCGTGAGCCCACCAAAATCAAGGTAGAGGGAATCAACCTCACCTACGAAGGCGTCATCCCCAAGATCCAGAAGTCGATGCTCAGCAAGGACGTGGACGCCCTGCAGCCCCATATTCGCGCATTCGTTGAGCGAGCCATCACGTTCACCACGTGCCCGGAGTGCGAGGGCACAAGGTTGAGCCCCGAAGCGCGGTCTTCGAAGATTAAGGGCAAGAGCATTGCCGACGTCTGCACCATGCAGATCAGCGACCTTGCCGGCTGGATCCGCGAACTTCATGAGCCCTCGGTGGCGCCCCTCCTGAAAGGACTCCAGCACCTTTTGGATTCCTTCGCGGAGATCGGCCTCGGCTATCTTTCGCTCGACCGGCCTGCCGGCACGTTGTCCGGGGGAGAGGCGCAGCGCACAAAGATGATCCGGCATCTGGGATCCTCCCTCACGGACGTGACGTACGTTTTTGATGAACCCACCATCGGACTCCACCCGCACGACATCGAGCGAATGAACCAGTTGTTGCTGCAGTTGCGGGACAAGGGCAACACCGTGCTGGTGGTGGAGCACAAGCCCGAAACAATCGCGATCGCAGACCACGTGGTTGACCTTGGCCCCGGCGCAGGAACCGGCGGGGGCTCTGTCTGTTATGAGGGAGATCTGGATGGTTTGCGGGGGAGCGACACCATCACCGGACGCCACCTGGATGATCGTGCTTCGATCAAGAAGACTGTGCGTTCAGCTTCCGGCCAACTGGAGATCCGGGGAGCGGCAACCAATAACCTCAAAAACGTCGACGTCGACATCCCCTTAGGCGTTCTCTGCGTCCTGACCGGTGTGGCAGGGTCTGGCAAAAGCTCACTGATCCACGGCTCGGTGGCGACACGTGAGGGCGTGCTGGTGATCGACCAAGGCGCCATCCGCGGCTCGCGGAGGAGCAACCCCGCCACCTACACCGGACTCCTGGAACCCGTCCGCAAAGCCTTCGCGAAGGCAAACGGTGTGAAGCCGGCGCTGTTCAGCTCCAACTCGGAAGGTGCATGCCCTACATGTAATGGCGCCGGGGTCATCTACACAGACCTCGGAGTCATGGCAACCGTGGAATCCACGTGTGAAGAGTGCAATGGAAAGCGCTTTCAGGCCTCAGTTCTTGAATACAAGCTGGGGGACCGCAATATTGCAGAAGTGCTTGCAATGTCTGTGGATGAAGCCGAAGTCTTCTTCAAAGAAGGTGAAGCCAGAACACCGGCCGCCCACAAGATTCTGGACCGCTTGGCAGATGTTGGCCTCGGCTACCTGACCCTGGGCCAGCCGCTGACCACTTTGTCCGGCGGTGAGCGCCAACGCCTGAAGCTGGCCACGCAGATGTCCGAAAAGGGTGACATCTACATCCTGGACGAGCCGACCACCGGCCTGCACCTGGCCGATGTACAGAACTTGCTGGGCATGCTGGATCGCCTGGTGGAGTCGGGCAAATCCGTGATTGTGATCGAACACCACCAAGCCGTTATGGCTCACGCGGACTGGATTATCGACCTGGGACCAGGCGCAGGACACGACGGCGGCACCATAGTTTTCGCCGGTACGCCGGATGAGCTTGTGGCCGGGAAATCGACGCTGACGGGCAAGCACCTGGCTGCGTACGTCGCGAACAGCTGA